A window from Elusimicrobiota bacterium encodes these proteins:
- a CDS encoding 4Fe-4S dicluster domain-containing protein yields MNKIEMTPVNSDIKSRYDTCIGCGVCLLSCPVWRQTRDVMLTVCGRMRSLQTGGSLEDMRDSLNACVLCGACGTVCPAGLDTVGLTTELRAQLAVKTGSPRPERAASDKASRETFAGKKIFFPGMAARKDGQIFQRVTRLLERDNIFPSEDDDISDIAADMDAGSGPPPERLENLISSMSGVAEFITAEGFLHRYLKAWFPKIPVAGLGEALLRRPEILKALTPDDLYVIEPRGYHADHKRLVKFYDRVRLQTGCTMSTSLQRAAIPVGATEPQKRRGSSRIDSAEQVRWILDRRKAGRVVLESIEDMEIFKKLSSVNVLHVSELQ; encoded by the coding sequence ATGAATAAGATCGAAATGACCCCGGTTAATTCTGATATTAAGTCCCGATATGACACCTGCATCGGCTGCGGGGTTTGCCTGCTTTCCTGCCCGGTCTGGCGTCAGACCCGCGACGTAATGCTTACGGTCTGCGGGCGCATGCGCTCTCTTCAGACGGGAGGCTCCCTTGAGGATATGCGCGATTCCCTTAACGCGTGCGTGTTGTGCGGGGCCTGCGGTACGGTCTGCCCGGCGGGGCTCGATACAGTGGGCCTTACGACGGAACTCCGCGCGCAATTGGCTGTAAAAACCGGTTCCCCCCGGCCGGAGCGCGCCGCGTCCGATAAAGCTTCGCGGGAAACATTTGCCGGTAAAAAAATATTCTTTCCCGGCATGGCCGCGCGCAAAGACGGGCAAATTTTCCAGCGCGTGACGCGGCTGCTTGAACGCGATAATATCTTTCCGTCCGAGGACGATGATATTTCCGATATCGCCGCTGATATGGACGCGGGGAGCGGGCCGCCGCCGGAACGGCTTGAAAACCTTATAAGCTCTATGTCGGGCGTGGCGGAATTTATAACCGCCGAAGGTTTTTTGCACAGGTATCTCAAGGCTTGGTTCCCGAAAATACCCGTTGCCGGACTTGGCGAAGCGCTGCTGCGCCGGCCTGAAATATTAAAGGCTTTGACGCCGGACGATCTTTATGTGATAGAACCCCGCGGTTATCACGCCGATCATAAACGCCTGGTTAAATTTTACGACCGCGTGCGCCTTCAGACCGGCTGCACAATGAGCACAAGCCTTCAGCGGGCGGCAATACCAGTGGGCGCCACGGAGCCGCAAAAACGCCGCGGCTCCAGCCGCATTGACAGCGCCGAACAGGTCCGCTGGATACTTGACAGGCGCAAGGCTGGCCGGGTCGTGCTTGAATCTATTGAAGATATGGAGATTTTTAAAAAGCTCTCAAGTGTTAATGTTCTTCATGTCTCGGAACTGCAGTGA
- a CDS encoding FAD-binding oxidoreductase, producing MNTTAVVLKNVSPDAMAQDSLKGIPRAQTNPARWNGKGWNAFVASLRSQNIEICEKRPTCLVYATDSGGLACGMPHGVAIAESAQQISEILKAAQMHRVPVTVKGGGLTTEGESVAFGGLLLDMRGMNRVILIDAANLTVRTQAGIYWHTLAETLRRDGLDYLSAPLNMTASVGGTLSVGGIDINSPRLGCSADQALWLQVVTPTGEIKECSEAVNQELFERVLLGYGQFGIITEAVLRIRKFTPITMHYFYYGSLRLAMEDLQMLVRGDAADYCGILTVLDKAVNLLVAFDSDERERAFFEDWRDRIRGHGEFGFALRMSWYYALRPWRLGEAFYLLRRKVALEPAFKPSHHMEKGKIVDRAVVFSNSVWKFWGGRKMVIPDLAVSAGKYVEAIERGNAVCKKYFPHYTLYCVGIKLSGKRERYELSCVPPDAVDFAYGCEFEPILGDTEYSRDYLQSFKNEIYDIGVDMKTSYYRFGGMMKGYVRRAFGDEVVDKHLALKRAADPAMILNPDVLF from the coding sequence AGATGGAACGGCAAGGGCTGGAACGCTTTTGTCGCTTCGTTGCGCTCCCAAAATATCGAAATTTGCGAAAAACGCCCGACCTGCCTTGTCTATGCCACGGACAGCGGCGGCTTGGCCTGCGGCATGCCTCACGGTGTGGCAATAGCCGAGTCCGCGCAGCAGATATCGGAAATACTTAAAGCGGCGCAGATGCACCGGGTGCCGGTTACGGTTAAAGGCGGCGGGCTTACCACGGAAGGCGAATCCGTGGCTTTCGGAGGCCTCCTGCTGGACATGCGCGGCATGAACCGCGTTATTTTAATCGACGCCGCAAACCTGACAGTACGGACCCAGGCCGGAATTTACTGGCATACTCTGGCCGAAACGCTGCGCAGGGACGGGCTTGATTATTTATCCGCTCCGCTCAACATGACGGCTTCGGTCGGCGGCACGCTTTCCGTGGGCGGGATAGACATCAACTCCCCCCGGCTTGGCTGCAGCGCCGACCAGGCGCTCTGGCTGCAGGTGGTTACGCCCACCGGCGAAATAAAAGAATGTTCCGAAGCCGTTAATCAGGAGCTTTTTGAACGGGTACTTCTTGGTTACGGGCAGTTCGGTATTATCACGGAAGCTGTGCTCCGCATACGCAAATTTACGCCTATAACAATGCATTATTTTTATTATGGTTCGCTGCGGCTGGCCATGGAAGACCTGCAGATGCTTGTGCGCGGCGACGCGGCCGATTATTGCGGCATACTTACGGTGCTCGACAAAGCCGTGAACCTGCTGGTGGCTTTTGACTCCGACGAACGCGAGCGCGCCTTTTTTGAAGACTGGAGGGACCGCATCCGCGGGCACGGGGAATTCGGTTTTGCGCTGCGCATGTCTTGGTATTACGCGCTGCGGCCCTGGCGTCTCGGCGAGGCGTTTTACCTTCTGCGCCGCAAAGTCGCGCTTGAACCCGCGTTTAAACCGAGCCATCACATGGAGAAAGGAAAGATAGTGGACAGGGCGGTGGTTTTCAGCAACTCGGTATGGAAGTTCTGGGGCGGGCGGAAGATGGTCATTCCGGACCTTGCCGTCAGCGCGGGAAAATACGTTGAGGCCATTGAGCGAGGGAACGCGGTGTGTAAAAAATATTTTCCGCACTACACGCTGTATTGCGTCGGCATAAAACTTTCCGGCAAGCGGGAGCGCTATGAGCTTTCCTGCGTTCCACCCGACGCGGTTGACTTCGCCTACGGGTGCGAGTTCGAGCCCATACTTGGCGACACAGAGTACAGCCGGGATTATCTTCAGTCCTTCAAGAACGAAATATACGACATAGGCGTGGATATGAAAACCAGCTATTACCGTTTCGGCGGCATGATGAAGGGCTATGTGCGGCGGGCGTTCGGCGACGAAGTGGTCGATAAGCACCTGGCCCTGAAACGCGCGGCCGATCCGGCCATGATACTGAACCCGGATGTGCTTTTCTAA